GTCATGCAGTTCCCGTATCGCGAACACATGATCAACCTGCTCGACACCCCGGGCCACGAAGACTTCTCCGAAGATACCTACCGCACCCTGACCGCGGTGGACTCGGCGTTGATGGTGCTCGACGGCGGTAAAGGTGTAGAGCCGCGGACCATCGCCCTGATGGACGTCTGCCGTCTGCGTGACACGCCGATTGTCAGCTTCATCAACAAACTCGACCGTGACATCCGCGATCCGATCGAACTGCTCGACGAGATCGAAGCCGTCCTCAAGATCAAGGCCGCGCCGATCACCTGGCCGATTGGTTGCTACCGCGATTTCAAGGGTGTGTACCACCTGGCGGGCGACTACATCATTGTCTACACCGCCGGTCACGGTCACGAACGCACCGAAACCAAGATCATCGAGAAGCTCGATTCCGATGAGGCGCGTGCGCACCTGGGCGACGAGTACGAGCGTTTCCTCGAACAGCTGGAGCTGGTGCAGGGGGCCTGCCACGAGTTCAACCAGCAGGAGTTCATCGACGGCCAGATGACCCCGGTGTTCTTCGGTACTGCACTTGGCAACTTCGGGGTCGATCACGTGCTCGACGCCGTGGTGGACTGGGCGCCGCGCCCACTGCCGCGGGTGGCCAACGAGCGCACCGTGGAGCCGGTGGAAGAGAAGTTCTCGGGCTTCATCTTCAAGATCCAGGCGAACATGGACCCCAAGCACCGCGACCGCATCGCGTTCATGCGCATTTGTTCGGGCAAGTACGAAAAAGGCATGAAGATGCGCCACGTGCGCACCGGCAAGGACGTGCGCATCGGCGACGCCCTGACCTTCTTCTCCTCCGAACGTGAGCAACTGGAAGAGGCCTACGCCGGCGACATCATCGGCCTGCACAACCACGGCACCATCCAGATCGGCGACACCTTTAGCGAAGGCGAAAGCCTGGGCTTCACCGGCATCCCGCACTTCGCCCCGGAACTGTTCCGCCGCGTACGCCTGCGTGACCCGCTGAAATCCAAGCAACTGCGCCAGGGCCTGCAGCAGCTGGCGGAAGAGGGCGCCACCCAGGTGTTCTTCCCCGAGCGCAGCAACGACATCATCCTCGGCGCCGTCGGTGTGCTGCAGTTCGATGTGGTGGCCAGCCGCCTGAAAGAGGAATACAAGGTCGAGTGCTCCTACGAGCCGATCACCGTGTACTCCGCGCGCTGGATCGAATGCAGCGACAAGAAGAAGCTCGAGGAATTCTCCAACAAGGCCGTGGAAAACCTGGCACTCGACGGCGGCGGTCACCTGACCTACCTCGCCCCGACCCGCGTCAACCTGGCCCTGATGGAAGAGCGCTGGCCCGACGTGAAATTCCGCGCGACGCGTGAGCATCACTAAGCGCTGAACGGCTACACCCAAAGCCCCGTCGCGAAAGCCTCGGGGCTTTTTGTTGGGGCCAGACCTGTAGGAGCAGCCGGTCGACGCTCGATTGCTCGCGATGACGGTGTATCAGACAACAGATATTTCGTCTGACAGGCCGCCATCGCGAGCAATCGAGCGTCGACCGGCTGCTCCTACAGGGGATTTTCGACAATTCGAAATAAGCGTTATGCAAAACCATTCTGCCAATTGCCGGCAATATCCCATCCCCACCAGCGTCCTATCTGGAGAAACACCCCAAACGAAACTAGATTTTATTCAGCGCTCAAAGGAGGGAATCGGCCATGAACCGGTTGTTTCGCGTTTTGCTGATGTTGAAGGTGTTGGTGATGCTGTCCTTCGGGACGTCAATGGCGTGGGCCGAGTGTGAGGACCATGACACGCAGGCGTCGAGCGGGCAGGTGGGGCATGCGGGGTTGATGATTGCCAAGTCGGAGTCCGAGCCGGGCGATCAGGGGCAGGGTGGCAGCGCGGGGGATGATGACTCGACCACCGATGATCCGGACAGTGGAGATGAGGATGATGGTTCGGCGTAGCTGATCCAGCTGCACACACACATAAAAACTGTGGGAGCGAGCCTGCTCGCGATAGCGTCCTGTCAGTCGACATGGTTGTCACTGGCAGACCGCAATCGCGAGCAGGCTCGCTCCCACAGGGCGTGGTTTATTTCAGGCTGTTTTTACAAAAACTGCTCCGCATAGTGGCAAGCCACCTGCCGGCTATCGAGTGGGCGCAGTTCCGGGACTTCGCTGCTGCAACGCTCGGTCGCGTACGGGCAGCGCTTGTGGAAGGCGCAGCCTGGTGGCGGGTTGAGTGGGTTGGGCAGTTCGCCGACGATCTTGATTTTCGGCTTGGACGGATCCGGGTGGATGGTCGGTGTCGCCGAGAGCAAGGCCTGGGTGTACGGGTGCAGTGGACGGGCGTAGATGTCCTCTTTCGGGCCGATTTCCACCGGGCGACCGAGGTACATCACCATCACGTCATCGGCCACGTGTTGCACCACGGCCAGGTTGTGGGAGATGAACACGTAACCGGTGTTGAACTCCTGCTGCATGTCCATGAACAGGTTCAGCACCTGGGCCTGGATCGACACGTCCAGCGCCGAGGTCGGTTCGTCCGCCACCAGCACTTTCGGTTGCAGCATCATGGCGCGCGCCAGGGCGATGCGCTGGCGCTGGCCGCCGGAGAACATGTGCGGGTAGCGCTGGTAGTGCTCGGGGCGCAGGCCGACCTGCTTCATCATCGCCTGGACCTTCTCGCGACGTTCGGTGGCGCTCAGGTTGGTGTTGATCAGCAGCGGCTCGGCCAGTTGATCACCGATCTTCTGCCGCGGGTTGAGCGAGGCGTACGGGCTCTGGAACACCATCTGCACGTCTTTGCGCAGTTGCTTGCGCTGGGCCTTGTCGGCGCCGGCGACTTCCTGGCCGGCGATTTTCAGCGAGCCCGAGGACGGCTCCTCGATCAGCGTCAGGGCGCGGGCCAGGGTGGATTTGCCGCAGCCCGATTCACCGACGACCGCCAGGGTCTTGCCGGCTTCCAGTTCGAACGACACGCCGTTCAGGGCGCGCACGGTGGCGTGGCCCTTGAACAGGCCACGAGACACTTCGTAGTGACGGGTGAGGTCGCGGGCGGTAAGTACGACGGCCATTACGCCACCTCCTGGTTCAGCGGGTAGAAGCAGCGGGCGAGGCTGTTGCTTTTCGGGTCAAGGGCCGGACGTTGCGCGCGGCAGTTGTCCTGCACGTACGGGCAGCGTGGGGACAGCAGGCAGCCCTGCGGACGGTCGTAGCGACCGGGGACGATGCCCGGCAGGGTCGACAGGCGCGAGGCGCCCAGGCTGTGTTCCGGAATCGCTTTGAGCAGCGCTTCGCTGTACGGGTGCGCGGGGATGTCGAACAGTTGCGGCACCTGGCCGACTTCCACGGCCTGGCCGGCGTACATCACGCACACGCGCTGGGCGGTTTCGGCCACGACGGCGAGGTCGTGGGTGATCAGCACCAGGCCCATGTTCTGCTCTTTCTGCAGGGCCAGCAGCAGTTCCATGATCTGCGCCTGGATGGTTACGTCCAACGCGGTGGTCGGTTCGTCGGCGATCAGCAGTTTCGGCTCGCCGGCAATCGCCATGGCGATCGCGACCCGCTGGCTCATGCCGCCGGACAGTTGGTGCGGGTAGGCGTCCATACGGCTGGCCGCGCCCGGGATTTCAACTTTTTGCAGCAGTTCGATGGCGCGCTTGCGGGCGGCCTTGCCGGACATCTTCAGATGCAGGCGCAGCACTTCCTCGATCTGGAAACCCACGGTGTAGCTTGGGTTCAGCGCGGTCATCGGGTCCTGGAACACCATCGCCAGGTCCTTGCCGACGATCTGCCGACGCTGGCGGCTGCTGAGCTTGAGCATGTTCTGGCCGTCGAAGCTCAGGGCGTCGGCGGTGACGATGCCCGGGTGCTCGATCAGGCCCATCAGCGCCATCATGGTCACGGACTTGCCGGAACCGGACTCGCCAACGATGGCCAGTACTTCGCCCTTGTCTACCTTGAGGTCGAGGCCGTCGACCACGGGCGTGGCGTTCTTGTCGCCAAAGCGAACATTGAGATTCTTGATTTCTAGCAGTGACATGGGAATCTCCTCAGGCGGCGTTCTTGAGTTTCGGGTCCAGCGCGTCGCGCAGGCCGTCGCCCATCAGGTTGATTGCCAGCACGCTGAGCAAAATGGTCAAACCAGGCAGGCTCACCACCCACCAGGCGCGTTCGATGTAGTCGCGGGCCGAAGCCAGCATGGTGCCCCACTCAGGGGTTGGCGGTTGTACGCCAAGGCCGAGGAAGCCCAGGGCGGCGGCATCGAGGATCGCCGAGGAGAAGCTCAAGGTGGCCTGCACGATCAGCGGCGCCATGCAGTTGGGCAGCACGGTGATGAACATCAGGCGCGGCAGGCCGGCACCGGCCAGGCGGGCAGCGGTCACGTAGTCGCGGTTCAGCTCGCCCATCACGGCGGCGCGGGTCAGGCGCACGTAGGACGGCAGCGATACCACGGCGATGGCGATCACGGTGTTGATCAGGCCTGGGCCGAGGATGGCGACGATCGCCACGGCCAGCAGCAGGGACGGCAGGGCCAGCATGATGTCCATCAGACGCATGATGGTCGGGCCGAGCAGTTTCGGGAAGAAACCGGCCAGCAGGCCCATCAGGATGCCCGGGATCAGCGACATGACCACCGAGGACAGGCCGATCAGCAGCGACAGCCGAGAGCCCTGGATCAGGCGCGACAGCAGATCGCGGCCCAGTTCGTCGGTGCCAAGGAGAAACTGCCATTGCCCGCCTTCGAGCCACACGGGCGGGGTCAGCAGGAAGTCGCGGTACTGCTCGCTGGGATTGTGCGGAGCCACCCAGGGCGCAAAGATGGCGCAGAACACGATCAGGCTGAAGAACATCAGGCCGGCAACGGCGCCTTTGTTCTTGGCGAAGGCTTGCCAGAACTCTTTGTAGGGCGATGGGTACAGCAGGCTCTGATCCACGTTGGAGGTGGTCGCTACTGAGGAAGTTGGAGTGCTCATGGTATTGACCTCAGCGCTGATGACGGATGCGTGGGTTGGCAAAGCCGTAGAGGACGTCCACCACGAAGTTGACCAGAATCACAATGCAGGCAATCAGCAAGATGCCGTTTTGCACCACCGGATAATCCCGGGCGCCAATGGCTTCGATCAGCCATTTGCCGATGCCGGGCCACGAAAAGATGGTTTCGGTCAGTACCGCACCGGCCAGCAGGGTGCCGACTTGCAGGCCGACGACGGTCAGAACCGGAATCAGCGCGTTGCGCAGACCGTGAACGAACACCACGCGTGCCGGCGACAGGCCTTTGGCCCGGGCCGTACGGATGTAGTCTTCACGCAGCACTTCAAGCATCGAGGAGCGGGTCATCCGGGCGATGACCGCCAGCGGAATGGTGCCCAGCACGATGGCCGGCAGGATCAGGTGATGCAGATAGTCGAGCAATGCACCCGGTTCATCGCTGAGCCAGGTGTCGATCAGCATGAAGTTGGTTTTGCGTTCCACGTCGATCAGCAGGTCGTTCTGCCCTGAAACCGGGGTCCAGCCCAGGCTGACCGAGAAAAACATGATGAGAATCAGGCCCCACCAGAAGATCGGCATCGAGTAGCCCGTCAGGGAGATACCCATTACCCCGTGGTCGAACAATGAACCCCGCTTGAGGGCGGCGATGACGCCGGCCAGCAGTCCGAATATGCCGGCGAAGAGCAGGGCCGCCATCGACAGCTCGAAGGTGGCCGGGAACAACTGCGTGAACTCGGTCCAGACGCTTTCACGGGTACGCAGGGATTCCCCCAGGTCGCCGTGGGCCAGTTTGCCGATGTAGTCCAGATACTGGGCGTAGAGCGGTTTGTTCAGACCAAGGCGTTCCATTGCCTGAGCGTGCATTTCGGGGTCGACCCGACGTTCTCCCATCATGACTTCGACCGGGTCGCCCGGGATCATGCGAATCAACGCAAAAGTCAGCAACGTGATGCCGAAGAACGTGGGGATCAACAACCCCAGTCGGCGGGCAATAAAACTTAACATTGTGCGGTGTACCTCATCAGCCGGTTAGGCGTGCCCGGTGTCCCTGGGGTCAGGGACACCGGGAGTTTTCTTATTTACTTCACCTGGGTAGTGGCGAAGTTATTCGTGGTCAGGGGGCTAATGTGATAGCCCTCTACGTTGTTACGCATTGCGGTGAACATTCTAGTGTGTGCGATGCTGATCCATGGCTGGTCCTGGTTGAAAAGCACCTGGGCCTGCTCATACAGGGCTGCGCGTTCGGCCGGGTCGGTTTTTTCCCGGGCCTGGTCGAGCAGGGCCTGAAACTTGTCGTTACACCAGCGCGCGTAGTTTTCGCCGTTTTTCGCCGCCTCGCAACTCAGCATTGGCGTGAGGAAGTTATCCGGGTCGCCGTTATCGCCCGCCCAACCGGCAGAAACCAGGTCGTGCTCGCCGTTTTTCGCGCGTTTGAGCATTTCGCCCCATTCCATCACGCGGATGTCGATCTTGATCCCGACCTTGGCCAGGTCAGACTGCATCATCTGCGCGCCGAGCATCGGATTGGGGTTGGTCGGGCCGCCACCGTTACGGGTGAACAGGGTGAAGGTGGTGCCTTCCGGTACGCCGGCTTCCTTGAGCAGGGCGCGGGCCTTGTCCAGGTCACGGGCGGGGTTTTTCAGGCTGTGGTTGTAGCCTAGCAGGGTGTCCGGATACGGGTTGACCGCGACGGTGGCATTGCCCTTGCCGAACAGCGCGTTGACGGCCGCTTCCTTGTCGAAGGCGATGTCGATGGCTTTGCGCACGCGCACATCGCTCAGGTATTTGTGCTGGGTGTTCATGGCGATGTAGGCCACGGTCATCGCGTTGAGTTCATCGACCTTGAGCTTGGCGTCGTTCTTGATGCTCGGAATGTCATCCGGCTTCGGATACAGGGCGATCTGGCACTCGTTGGCCTTGAGCTTCTGCAGGCGCACGTTGTTGTCGGTGGCGATCGCCAGGATCAGCGATTCAGCCGGCGCCTTGCCACGGAAGTACTCCGGGTTGGCCTTGAAACGCACCTGAGCGTCCTTGTTGTAACGCTGGAAAATGAACGGCCCGGTGCCGATCGGCTTGCTGTTCAGGTCGCCGGTCTTGCCGGCCTTGAGCAACTGGTCGGCGTATTCGGCCGGGTAGATCGAGGAAAACGCCATGGCGATGTCGGCCAGGAACGGCGCTTCGCGGCGGGTCAGGGTGAATTTGACCGTGTTGTCGTCGACTTTCTCGACGCTTTTGAGCAGCTCTTTGAAGCCCATGCTTTCAAAGTAGGGGAAGCCCACGCTCGATTTGTCATGCCACGGGTGTTTCGGGTCCAGCTGGCGCTGGAAACTCCAGACCACGTCGTCGGCATTCATGTCGCGGGTCGGCTTGAAGTATTCGGTGGTGTGAAACTTGACGCCTTTGCGCAGGTGGAACGTGTAGGTCAGGCCATCCTCGCTGATGTCCCAGGAATCGGCCAATGCCGGAATCACATCGGTGGTGCCGGGCTTGAAGTCCGCCAGGCGGTTGAAGATGGTTTCAGCCACCGCGTCGGCTGTGACTGCAGTCGTGTACTGAACCATGTCGAAGCCTTCCGGGCTGGCCTCGGTGCAAACCACCAGGGGTTTGGCCGATGCGCCTACCGCAACACTCAGCAAGGCGGCTGCGATGGCCGCACGTAGGGGAAGCATTTTCATCAAGAACCCTCTGCAATCGGTTAAAGGACAAAAGCCGTACGGCTGACTCGTCGTGAAGCCAGCCGTACGGCAAGTGCATTACAGAATGTTGAACGGGATGGTGGTCACGAGACGGAACTCGTTGATGCTGCCATCGGACTGGTTCTCACTGGCGCGGTGGGTAGTGTAGGTCGCGCGGATAGCGGTGGCCTTGAGCGGGCCGCTTTGTACGGCGTAGGAAGCACCGATGCCGTATTCGTAATGGTGTTCGCCGTCCATTGCCTTCACGTCGCTGTAGCCGGTGCTGTTGTAGTGGGTACCGTCGATACCCCAGCCACGAGCCTGGTAGATGTTGAACTTCAGGCCCGGTACGCCGTACTCAGCCATGTTCAGGCCGTAGGCGATCTGGAACGACTTCTCGTTCGGGCCGTTGAAGTCCGACAGCAGGGAGTTGGCCAGGTAGATGCCGTTGGTTTCGTGCAGGTAGTCGAAGTACTCGTTACCGTTCACTTGCTGGTACGAGAACGTCAGGCTGTGGGCCTGGTGGGTCAGGCCGAACGACAGCGAGTAGGTGTCGTTGTCGATTTCGCCCAGCAGCTTTTTGCCTTCGTCCACGGTCTTGTAGTAGTTCAGGCCGGTGGTCAGGCTCAGCACCTGGCTATCACCCAGCACGTGGCTGGCGCCGAAGTAGTACTGGTTCCAGAAGTCTTCGGCCTGGGTCGCCCAGAGGCTGGTGGTCAGGCTTTCCAGCGGGTTGTAGGAAATGCCGCCGGTATAGATGTGATCGGCCTCGACGCTGCGGTCGCCGTATTCGGAGCGGAAGCCTTGCAGGCTCTGTTCCATACGTGGCGACACGCGGTCAAAGGTCGCGAGATCGAAGGTCAGGTTTTCCAGCTCGCCGATTTTCAGGCTTGCACCCTGGAAGCTCGACGGCAGCGCACGGTTGCCGATGGTGTCGACTTGCGGGCTGCTGTAGCTCTGGCGACCGACGGTCAGGGTGCTGTTGGAAATGCGCGCCTTGACGTTGGCCAGGCCCAGTTTGCTCCACTGATCCACGGCGTCGCCGTTGGAGTGGGCGAGGGTACGGTTGGAGCCACCCTTGATGTCTTCACGGCTGCGATCCAGCGCGATGGCGTTGTATGCCGCCACTTCGGTGCTGAAACCTACGGTGCCCTGGGTGAAACCCGAGGTGTAGTTGAGGATGGTGCCCTGTACCCAGTTGATACGGCGCGAACCTTCCAGCGTTTCACCGTGGCGTTCGTATTTGTAGACGCCGCCGCGCTGCTTGTCTTCGTTGGAGTACCAGTTGCGGGTGGTGCCGCTCAGGGACTGGCCGTCGATGAAGCCGGTGGCTTCGCTCTGTGCACTTTTTTCTTTCACGCTGACCGGGGCAACTGCCTGGCTTTGCGATTCCGCATAAGCCGTGGCGGTGATGCTGCTGATGGCGAGGGCCAGTATCGCGGTGCTGCTCAGTTTCATGGGTGAAGCTCCTTAACTTTCTTTTTTTATGCCGGCTTTTTGTGGTGGTCCGGCTACTTTGGTTGGAACTCATTCACGCAAAGCAAACGTTTGCCAAATGCCAAATCGGCGATTTACGGCAATACGCCTGCGTGAGGGCGCACTGCGCCCCCAAGCGATTAGCTACACGGTTTGGTTATTTATCGATGCTGACACCCGAGAACACGTTGCGGCCGAACGGGCTTACCTTGAAGCCTTCGACTTTGGCGCTCAACGGCTGGTTGACCGTCGAATGGGCGATAGGCGTGATCGGCACCTGCTGCTTGAGCAGTTGCTGCGCCTGCTTGTAGAGCTCGGTGCGCTGGTCGCGATCGGTGACGATCTTGGCCTGCTTGATCAGCTTGTCGTAAGCCGGATCACACCATTGGGAATAGTTGTTGCCGCCGATGGCATCGCAGCTGTACAGCGTGCCCATCCAGTTGTCCGGGTCCCCATTGTCGCCGGTCCAGCCGATCAGGCTGATGTCGTGCTCGCCATTCTTGGTGCGCTTGATGTACTCGCCCCACTCGTAGCTGACGATTTTGACCTTGAGGCCGATCTTCGCCCAGTCGGCCTGGAGCATCTCGGCCATCAACTTGGCGTTGGGGTTGTACGGGCGCTGGACCGGCATCGCCCACAGGGTGATCTCGGTGCCTTCCTTGACGCCGGCCGCCTTGAGCAGCTCCTTGGCTTTCTCCGGGTTGTAGGCGGCGTCCTTGATGGTTTCGTCATAGGACCACTGGGTCGGCGGCATGGCGTTGACCGCCAGTTGCCCGGCGCCCTGGTACACGGCGTTGAGAATGCCTTGCTTGTTAACCGCCATGTCCAGCGCCTGGCGCACTTCGAGCTGGTCGAAGGGTTTGTGGCGCACGTTGTAGGAGATGTAGCCGAGGTTGAAACCAGGCTTCTCGAGGAGCGTGAGTTTCGGGTCGTTCTTCAGCGCATCGACATCGGCCGGGCGCGGGTGCAGGGTGACCTGGCACTCGTTGGCCTTGAGCTTCTGCACACGTACCGAGGCGTCGGTGTTGATGGCGAAAATCAGGTTGTCGAGTTTGACCCGGCTCGGGTCCCAGTACTGCTTGTTGCCGGTGTAACGGATGTTGGAGTCTTTCTGGTAGCTCTTGAATACGAACGGCCCGGTGCCGATCGGCTTCTGGTTGATGTCGCTGGGTTTGCCGGCGGCCAGCAACTGGTCGGCGTATTCGGCGGACAGGATGGCGGCGAAGCTCATGGCGATGTTCTGGATGAACGCGGCGTCCACGCTGTTGAGCGTCATGACCACGGTCATTGGCCCGGTCTTTTCGACCTTGGCGATGTTCTTGTTCAGGCTCATCCCGTTGAAATACGGGAATTCGGTCGGGTAAGCCTTACGGAAAGGTTGTTGCGGATCGAGCATGCGGTTGAAGGTGAACAGCACGTCATCGGCATTGAAGTCACGGGTTGGCGTGAAGTACTTGGTGGTGTGAAATTTCACCCCTTCGCGTAGGTGGAAGGTGTAGGTCAGGCCGTCTTCGGAAATATCCCAGCTCTTCGCCAGCCCCGGTACCACATTGGTGGCGCCTTTTTCGAACTCTACCAGGCGGTTGTACAACGGCTCGGCGGCATCGTTATCGGTGGCGGTGGTGTACTGCGCGGTGTCGAAACCCGCCGGGCTGCCTTCGGAGCAGAACACCAGGCTGTTGTTGGCGGCCTGGCTGATGGAAGTGGCGGCCAACAGGCCGGTGCCCAGCAATGCGGATAAAACCAAGGTATGGCGCATGACGCTCCCTCTTTCTCTTTCGCTAAGTGTCCAACGAGCCGCAGACCCATCCGGGGGCTGGCAGCTTCTTTGAGTTCAAACCATGACGAGCAGCAACCGGCCGATAGCCCGCACATACACTATTCAGATGCCGACGGTAAGAGCCGAAGGCTTGAGAGTAAATGCGTAAAGTCCTAAAGACTTGTAGGAAAGGTCAACGCACCCGGCGCCGCTGCCGTAATACTCAGCGGAAGGGGATGTAGGTGATTTCCCACGTTATCGGCAAATAAAACGGCGGCGACGTCTGTAACGTCGCCGCCGTTCAGGCTTACTTGCTGACGCTGACGCCGTAGAAGGAGTTCAAGCCGAATGGGCTGATCTTGAAGTCCTGCACGTTGGCGCGCATGGGTTGGAACACCGTCGAGTGAGCGATAGGTGTCATTGGAACAGCGTCCTTGAGGACGTGTTGTGCCTGCTTGTACAGCTCGGTGCGCTTGGCCTGGTCCGAAGTACGCTTGGCTTGCTTGACGATGTCGTCAAACTTCTTGTCGCACCACTTGGAGAAGTTGTTGCCTTCCAGCGAGTCGCAACCGAACAGCACGTTCAGCCAGTTGTCCGGGTCACCGTTGTCACCGCTCCAGCCGATCAGCATCGCGCCGTTCTCACCACCTTTGGAGCGCTTGATGTACTCGCCCCACTCGTAGCTCTGGATCTTGACCTTCAGGCCGATCTTGGCCCAGTCGGACTGCAGCATTTCTGCCATCAGCTTGGCGTTCGGGTTGTACGGACGCTGTACCGGCATGGCCCACAGGACGATCTCGGTACCTTCCTTGACGCCAGCTTCCTTGAGCAGCTCCTTGGCTTTCTCAGGGTCGTACTTGGCATCCTTGATGGTGGTGTCGTAGGACCACTGGGTCGGTGGCATGGCGTTGACCGCCAGTTGGCCTGCGCCCTGGTACACGGAGTCGATGATCTGCTGCTTGTTCACCGCCATGTCCATGGCCTGGCGAACCTTGAGCTGCGACATCGGGTTCGGCTTGTCGTCGCCCTTGATCTTGTCCATCACGTTATAGGCGATGTAGCCAAGGTTGAAGCCAGCCTGTTCAGGCATCTTCAGGTCCTTGTCTTCCTTGAGCGCCTTCAGGTCGGCCGGACGTGGGAACAGAGTGACCTGGCACTCGTTCTTTTTCAGCTTCTGGATACGCACCGACGGGTCGGTGGTGATGGCGAAGATCAGGTTGTCGATCTTCACGTCTTCAGGCTTCCAGTAGTCCTTGTTCCCGGTGTAGCGGATGTTGGAGTCTTTCTGGTAGCTCTTGAACACGAATGGACCAGTGCCGACCGGCTTCTGGTTGATGTCGGCAGCCTTGCCGTCCTTGAGCAGCTGGGCAGCGTACTCGGCGGACTGTACCGAAGCGAAGCTCATGGCCATGTTCTGGATGAACGCGGCGTCCACGTCTTTGAGGGTGAACTTGACGGTGTGGTCGTCGACTTTCTCGATCTTGGTGATGTTGGTGTCCATCCCCATGTCGGTGAAGTACGGGAATTCGGTCGGGTACGCCTTACGGAACGGGTCATCCTTGTTAATCATGCGATTGAAGGTGAACAGCACGTCGTCGGCGTTGAATTCGCGAGTCGGCTTGAAGTACGGGGTGGTGTGGAACTTGACGCCTTCACGCAGGTGGAAGGTGTAGGTCAGGCCGTCATCGGAAACGTCCCAGCTGGTTGCCAGACCAGGAATAACGGCGGTGCCACCGCGCTCGAACTGAGTCAGGCGGTTGAACATGGTTTCAGCCGAGGCGTCGAAGTCGGTTCCGGTGGTGTATTGACCTGGATCGAAACCGGCCGGGCTCCCTTCGGAGCAGAACACCAGGTTAGTCGCAGCTTGAGCGAACGGTGCGCTAGCCAACAGACTGGCGCCGACTAAAAACGGAATGACCGCGTGTTTGAGCATGGTGGCCTCATGATTTGTTGTCATTTTTTGAATTTGAGGACGACCTTGTGAGTCGTGCCTGCGGATACTTATGCAGGGGCTATACCCAATGCAAGTTCCGAAGAGTCTACAGGCATTAAACGGTGGCACGAACGTACCTTAATGTCGCATTTGTATAATTTCGATGCATTTTAACGTTTGCGAGGCGTTTTCAGAGGCTATGTCGTGCACTGTTTTGGTGCTCTGAAAGCGTGCGGTTGCCCACGATCGGGGCATGGGTGTTACCTATTTAGACCCCATCCTGTGCGGTTGAATAGGAGTGATTCTTGTTGCACTGAATTAGCACTTCGGCTGCGGGTTGTACCAAGCGCAACTGATGTCGTTTTTGGAGGTTTGACCCACAAAAAAAGGCGATCACCCTGATCGCCTTTTTTGCGGATTACCGACTCAGGGCATCAATACTTCGATCGAGCCGTCGGCGGTCATGCTGACCTGGCTGGTACCGGCCTCGACTTCCGGAGTCACTGGCGCGCCATCCATGCTGGCGGCTTTCATCATCATCGGCGCGCGCATGTAGGGTTGCGGGTAGCCGTTGCTGTTGAGGTTCATGTTGACGATTTTGTAACCCTTGCCACCCAGGGCCTCGGTGGCCAGTTGGGCGCGAGCCTTGAAGGCCGACACGGCTTCCTTGAGCAGTGCGTCTTCGCTGGTCTTGCGGGTTGGCGTGGCGATGGCGAAGTCCATGCCGCCCATCTTCAGGTCGGTCAGCAGCTCACCGGTCAGC
This DNA window, taken from Pseudomonas sp. MYb118, encodes the following:
- a CDS encoding peptide ABC transporter ATP-binding protein; amino-acid sequence: MAVVLTARDLTRHYEVSRGLFKGHATVRALNGVSFELEAGKTLAVVGESGCGKSTLARALTLIEEPSSGSLKIAGQEVAGADKAQRKQLRKDVQMVFQSPYASLNPRQKIGDQLAEPLLINTNLSATERREKVQAMMKQVGLRPEHYQRYPHMFSGGQRQRIALARAMMLQPKVLVADEPTSALDVSIQAQVLNLFMDMQQEFNTGYVFISHNLAVVQHVADDVMVMYLGRPVEIGPKEDIYARPLHPYTQALLSATPTIHPDPSKPKIKIVGELPNPLNPPPGCAFHKRCPYATERCSSEVPELRPLDSRQVACHYAEQFL
- a CDS encoding ABC transporter ATP-binding protein, giving the protein MSLLEIKNLNVRFGDKNATPVVDGLDLKVDKGEVLAIVGESGSGKSVTMMALMGLIEHPGIVTADALSFDGQNMLKLSSRQRRQIVGKDLAMVFQDPMTALNPSYTVGFQIEEVLRLHLKMSGKAARKRAIELLQKVEIPGAASRMDAYPHQLSGGMSQRVAIAMAIAGEPKLLIADEPTTALDVTIQAQIMELLLALQKEQNMGLVLITHDLAVVAETAQRVCVMYAGQAVEVGQVPQLFDIPAHPYSEALLKAIPEHSLGASRLSTLPGIVPGRYDRPQGCLLSPRCPYVQDNCRAQRPALDPKSNSLARCFYPLNQEVA
- a CDS encoding ABC transporter permease subunit → MSTPTSSVATTSNVDQSLLYPSPYKEFWQAFAKNKGAVAGLMFFSLIVFCAIFAPWVAPHNPSEQYRDFLLTPPVWLEGGQWQFLLGTDELGRDLLSRLIQGSRLSLLIGLSSVVMSLIPGILMGLLAGFFPKLLGPTIMRLMDIMLALPSLLLAVAIVAILGPGLINTVIAIAVVSLPSYVRLTRAAVMGELNRDYVTAARLAGAGLPRLMFITVLPNCMAPLIVQATLSFSSAILDAAALGFLGLGVQPPTPEWGTMLASARDYIERAWWVVSLPGLTILLSVLAINLMGDGLRDALDPKLKNAA
- a CDS encoding ABC transporter permease subunit, with translation MLSFIARRLGLLIPTFFGITLLTFALIRMIPGDPVEVMMGERRVDPEMHAQAMERLGLNKPLYAQYLDYIGKLAHGDLGESLRTRESVWTEFTQLFPATFELSMAALLFAGIFGLLAGVIAALKRGSLFDHGVMGISLTGYSMPIFWWGLILIMFFSVSLGWTPVSGQNDLLIDVERKTNFMLIDTWLSDEPGALLDYLHHLILPAIVLGTIPLAVIARMTRSSMLEVLREDYIRTARAKGLSPARVVFVHGLRNALIPVLTVVGLQVGTLLAGAVLTETIFSWPGIGKWLIEAIGARDYPVVQNGILLIACIVILVNFVVDVLYGFANPRIRHQR
- a CDS encoding peptide chain release factor 3 — its product is MTRQAAEVAKRRTFAIISHPDAGKTTITEKLLLMGKAIAVAGTVKSRKSDRHATSDWMEMEKQRGISITTSVMQFPYREHMINLLDTPGHEDFSEDTYRTLTAVDSALMVLDGGKGVEPRTIALMDVCRLRDTPIVSFINKLDRDIRDPIELLDEIEAVLKIKAAPITWPIGCYRDFKGVYHLAGDYIIVYTAGHGHERTETKIIEKLDSDEARAHLGDEYERFLEQLELVQGACHEFNQQEFIDGQMTPVFFGTALGNFGVDHVLDAVVDWAPRPLPRVANERTVEPVEEKFSGFIFKIQANMDPKHRDRIAFMRICSGKYEKGMKMRHVRTGKDVRIGDALTFFSSEREQLEEAYAGDIIGLHNHGTIQIGDTFSEGESLGFTGIPHFAPELFRRVRLRDPLKSKQLRQGLQQLAEEGATQVFFPERSNDIILGAVGVLQFDVVASRLKEEYKVECSYEPITVYSARWIECSDKKKLEEFSNKAVENLALDGGGHLTYLAPTRVNLALMEERWPDVKFRATREHH